The DNA region CATACTTAATTGTTTTCTAATCATATTAACTCCTCCGTCTGCAAAAGTTTGAATTTTGCAGACGTTAATTTGTGTTTATTTATGCAAGTTTGGTTTAATGAGGAGATGTGAATTTTGATCAGGGTTTACCTGATTGGGAGATCGGTAGGGATGCGTGTTGCTTTCTTCTGAATTTTTTAGAAATTTGTAATAATGTCGTCGGATTCAACTACGAGTCCATCGCCACCACCTGACTCAACGCCGGCGGCGGATAAGCAATCACCGCCACCACCGCCCACCGATTCCTCACCACCACCGCCCACTCCACCACCACCGTCCCCCACTAAAACaccaccgcctccgcctccaTCGGGATCTGGTGGTGACAAATCCTCTAATAGTCCGCCGCCGCCGTCTGGAAATGACAAAAGCAaatctccgccgccgccgaggAAATCCGGAGAATCGCACCCGCCGCCGCCGCGATCTAAAAACGATCGCCAAAAGAGCGATCCGCAATTAAAGGCTTCATCGGGAAAAAGTTACGATACGAATGAAACCGTCATAATCGCAGCTGCGGCTGCTGGAGCAGCATTACTGCTCTTCGTTTTTGTAGCTCTAATGATTTGTTgtttgagaaagaagaagaaaacgaGGCCGGATCAGGAGATCAGATACTACAGAGACAACAACAATCCTCCCCAAAACATGAGTAAAATAAAATCCCCCAATTTCTGAATGCTCCtgtaattcaaattttgaatcaatttgacaaacacaaaacaaacgGTTTGTTTCCGTGCAGATAATTACTATAATAACCCTTCCTCGGAATGCATGGTGAAGATCCAGGCACCGCCTCCGCCGGGGAGCGCCAACGTGAGCTCTGAATACGGCTGGAGGCCAgtgccgccgcctcctccgccaGCACTTACAAGCCAGGACATGAGCTCGGCCGGATTCTCAGGGCCATACCAAGGTGGAATGGGGACGCCGTCACCGGCGCCTCCGCTAGGGTTCGGTCAGAGCAGCTTCACGTACGAAGATTTGGCAGCGGCGACGCGCGGGTTCGCCCAGGAATATCTGCTGGGGCAGGGGGGCTTCGGGTACGTGCACAAGGGCGTGCTGCCCAACGGGAAGGAAATAGCGGTGAAAAGCCTTAAATCCAACAGCGGGCAGGGCGACCGCGAGTTCCACGCGGAGGTGGATATTATTAGCAGAGTGCACCACCGCCACCTGGTGTCGTTGGTCGGCTATTGCACCACCGGAGCTCAAAGACTGCTCGTCTATGAATTCGTGTCTAACGGCACCCTTGAATATCACCTTCATGGTAACTCGTCGAGTTTTCTGATCTAAaattataatgtgtatttttaTCGTGTTTTGTCTTTATCTATCTTCCATCCCAAATGCAGGAGCTGGTCGTCCGGTTATGGATTGGCCTACGAGACACCGGATTGGCCTGGGATCTGCTAAAGGATTCGCATACCTTCACGAGGATTGTTAGTATTTGAATacacattttatttcatattttatcataatctaaaaatttatttatttgattaataTGCAGGCCATCCTCGCATTATCCACAGAGATATAAAAGCTGCCAACATTTTGATAGACTCAAATTTTGAAGCAAAGGTAAGTCTCTAAATAGTAAATATTGCATGCATGTTTGAATATTCATGAATTAATCATGTGGTATGAATGCAGGTAGCAGACTTTGGATTGGCCAAACTTTCAAACGACAACTACACTCACGTATCAACTCGAATCATGGGAACATTTGGGTAAATTAAAAGCAATGAAATTAAAGTGTTACTACCTTgcactaattttaaaaatatataggaATTGAAATATGAATTGATATTAGGTATTTGGCTCCTGAATACGCATCGAGCGGGAAATTGACCGAGAAGTCCGACGTCTACTCATTCGGAATCATGCTGCTAGAGCTCATAACCGGAAGAAGGCCTGTCGATATCCACAGCGACGACGATAGCTTAGTCGACTGGGTAATTGAGTTTTGATTTCGCGGTTTATATATGCGAATCGGTTTAATTTCGTTTCGCTACGCTTGTGTACATGCAGGCTAGGCCTATTCTGGCACAAGTTCAAGAAGGAGGCAGCTTTGAGGAATTGGTCGATCCCCGATTGGGAGACAACTACGATCGCACAGAAATGCTTCACATGGTGTCGTGCGCCGGCGCTTGTATTAGACATTCTGCTAGAGGACGCCCTAAAATGAGCCAGGTTTGTATTGAAACCCCTTCTTGTCTTATCGGCAAATTAGTGATCCTGAAACCTCTATAAATAAGCGGATAACCCTTCCCTATACAAGCTTTTTAAGGGGGTGTGGCTCATTTCTAACACTTTGATATTAGCTATTTTTTCACTCTAGCTATCTCAACATGATTAGTAAGTTATGAAAgtcttttaattatgtattgaaTTTTGCTATATAGATCGTGCGAGCATTGGAAGGGGACGTGTCACTGGAAGTCCTAAACGCGGGTGCGAAGGTGACGTCGACGCTCTCTACCAGCAGCTCGGATTACGACCTGAGGAAGTTCGACTCGGGAGAGTCGGTGCGGCCAAGGAGTTGAAAGAGTTGAGAAAGAATTGAGTTGATGATGATACGTGTATGTTGTACACTTGCGATACATATATAGGCGAAACTTGTTATTTGCTCGGGCGTGAGAGGTGATGGTTAAAGACGTACAAATATTGTagcctttttttaatttcacatttttatattgttaTAAATGCCATAcaatgtactccctctgtcccagaAAGATTGTCCCAGttcattttttgcactcgtttaataataaataggtaaagttgaaagagagtaaaataagagaaagaataatgtaggTAAGACTATTCTCTACcgtattctctcttttactttactctctctactttaactatttattattatttttgcaaaacgaGTGTGAAAAAGGAAACGAGACAATctttctgggacggagggagtaatttttatctTACATTCATGTTCCTCTATTATCTCCTACTATACTATGAATAGTgacttttatataattatttatttaaaatatgactaaattataaaactttattaaagaaaagaatttaaaaaatgaatttgataGGGGTTTAAGCCCCTTTCTCTTCCATGTAATTCCGCCTACGCATGACAACCTCCCAATGGGCtgaccgttgcagatgctcttttAAGTTGTATTTGTGAGACCATCTCCGACCATATACCAAAATTCATTTTTGGTATAGAAAATTTCTCCAACtaaacaccaaattcaaacttattttttattttttataaatggaCCAATACTAACTATGGTGTTgctgtaaaaaaaatttatgagaCATACTAAAAAATGgtgtaaaatttgaattttgtgtaAATGATTAAAGTAAAACTATATTTTAGTATGACATATACTTAAAAATAGGtttgggtttgagtttggtgtaaatagttGGAGATGACGTGATAGATATACAAACTCAATGGTATTTTCCTAAATCCATGACTTGTGCACTTTATCAGCATCTCTCTCCAATGGTCTATACTTCAATAATTTTTGATATATTGTAGTCTTAAGTTTGATTTATACTACTAGCTTGTCTTGTAAAGGTGCATTGCACGAGAGATGTGCTTTAGTTTAATTTGTttcactatataaaatacactaTGAAGTTCTGCAactataattttgttttattttattatcatagTTTGAAGTATGAAGAATGAATTCAATTGTTCCGTATTTTTGGTATTTAAGAAATCAGCAcgttcatattttttttgttggattGTGTTCGTTACTTGGATTATTAAGTTTATGGCCATATGAGAGAAGGAAGATTAACCcaaaaaaagatagaaaaacaTCATATACTTATCCTAATTTTATCTCCTCTACCAGCAAGCGCTAATTACCACATATCAATGAGTTCACTATATATGAGCAAAATGTaatgtagtgtaatttaataaatttataagtagtTGCTCAATTCGCAAAACCATCCAAGCAAAAGGCGAAAAACTATATTTTGGTTTGATACAATTCATATTCAACAGGCTACAGCATTCAATCGTAAGCCTCCACATGTCAATTCacattactaaaaaataaaatgaaaacgaaaacgaaaacgaaagcatcataaaaaacatttaatttttacaataaatatattaaaatatttcatattattttttattttaacttttactttctaaaattttaagagaaatatattaaaagacATACAATGATTGAAATAGTGAAGGTGAAAAATATCACTTCATGTTCCCAAACTATAGTAAACTATCATAATACACAATATTAGAGAGAGATAGCGAAAATATCATACCCAATAGATAtcctaattttataaaaattcaaaaatatccTTGGAGGCATTTTTAGGTGAAAATAGGtcaaatattgaaaaagtaCTACAAGTGAGATTATCCAATAAATTCAGGGATTAccaagtgatattttcaaagttatAAGGGACTATTTTTGTTCAAATTTGATAGTTCAAAGTACTATTTATAAATGTAGTTAGTAGTCTTTACTCTTTTAATTAAATGTCAAATATCATTAATACTAAGTTTAGTTAAAGTTAATATACggtaattaaaatataaataaacttaaataagatatttatttaatcattaGTTACTAGCTTATTAGTAATTACGGAGTATTTACCTAACCACAAATGGGCCGAAGTCAGTGgaaaataatgcactaaatagTTTCAGTTGACCACCCACTATTTTTCTAAACAAACTGCGACATTTTGCAAAAGAGAAATCACAATTTTACACAAACCACCAATTCCTAACTGCAATTCGTTTCAAGAAACCGCATTTTACACAAACCATCAATCCATAACTGCCTTTTTTTTGTCGGTATTTTTCAATAATCTTTAAATCCATTTCTATCATCACCATATCTCCAAAAAGTCTATTCCCTCAAGGATTATTTCAACATGCCATTCAGCTCTTTGGTTAGCATTTCTTCCCACTTTTTCCCCTTTTGTtactgatggggtgcgtactaaacaagcccaacagcaatgacggcccatcagcccaaagcccaaggaagagtatgagttcggcattaccaaagagttcggcctcagcctacagctcggtaaaagccaaccaatcaagctctactctcagatcggcaaccaaagcagttcggtctcagtattcgaccgaacaaagagttcggcctcagcctacagctcggtaaaagccaaccaatcaagctctgctctcaggtcggcatcaagctctactctcagatcggcaaccaaagcagttcggtctcagtattcgaccgaacaaggagttagtggacccatacaggatttccacaacttccaacacacccactaccacgtggtgtcaactcaggccacgatcgtaggccatgacctacgctacatccacgatcttaggccatgacctccacgacatccacaaccatcattagtggtgatgcaagccacgatcttagttcaatgtataaatagaacttagatcagatagaaaaaggttaagctctctagagataaaatatcatatagcaagtctgtgttgtaagctgtaatcccagatcaagcaatacaatcttgccctcccttcttcccgtggacgtagatttacttcagtaaatcgaaccacgtaaattctttgtgtcgtagtctttattctcgaccagcatttactaacatcagaaattcgcggatccatcactggcgccgtctgtgggaaccagagaacaaaatttgtgataaagcgaatttttgacccctttttccaccccaaaaaaatgcataccagatcacatactacccgtaataccgttcgtgaaaaccatgaggaagctagtccagcccgcaggtccggaaaacagcctcgggagacatctacttccagttttcacgatgaaggaacaagccgctcaaaaggtccacacaccgagtcttcccagcagcctgatttgaatgaggctgtcaagctgttcttggctgagaagcaggatgagttcttagccttcctgcaaaagagccaagagccgaagacgaaaacggtggattctccttcctcatccagacatgaaagtcactaccgcagtagtgccgtgtcttccaggaagaagaatcctcaaccccgacatgttcctgttcctcctcggtaccggaatcacaggagatctccatctcctccataccgaagagatgtcgggttcgccatgtacggagcattgaagactccgttctcggacgatatcacccgaactccccttccacagaactaccgaactccgtcgatgacttatgacgggttggtggatcctcatgacttcctgggacgctatcagtataacatggcgaaccagggtctcaatgaggtccatatgtgcaagctgttccccgagctgcttatcgggaacgcgagaaggtggttcgatagcctcccccaaggcagcattagatcttaccgagatctaatggatgctttccacaggaggttctttcagaaagcggaagcccggatcacttcggctcagctgctttctatacgtcaaggtcgcgacgaaagaatcagcgacttcatgacgagattccacaaggaatgcctacaagtagatgatctcaacgatctacttgtcatttcggcattccaaaatggaatcctgcccggagctctctacagaaagctcgtggaatgcagtccgcaaacagctcaagagatgtgggacattgcggaccagttctcccgtgccgatgaggctgaccgtcgcaaacggtctttagacagctcatcccgaggagacaggaggaagcccgatcatagcgatcagggacatcctcgccgaactccttttggcgatcagggacatcctcgccgaactccttttgaaaggattcaaaggactccggtgcaagacagattgggaccccgtctcaatcccgagaagccgcccgctcagttcgtaccgctgaacaagccgagagcggaaattttcgaactgcactctgacctgttcgaaaagccaaagcggatgacgaaatcagccgcgcgccgaccccaggataactactgctcctaccatcaagaccacggtcacgataccgaggagtgcagaaacttggctgcaggtatcgatgttcttgtgagggcagggacattgaaaaaataccaaagcaagcagtcaaagaagaataagaagcagagaggtgcgaactgcgctcctcaggatccgaaaaggcagccggatcccgaagacgatgacgagccgcaatatgatggagtaatccagactattgacgctctccctgtcgggaagaccaagtcgtccctgaagtcagagcgcagaggctccaatcgagaggagccaacgcataaaaggctgaagcaggacgaagtgattacgttctcggatgctgatcccgtcccggccatctctcctcaccaagacgccattgtcatccaagccggagtggcaaacaaactgatccacagggtgtttgtggatacaggagcgtcagtcagcattctttttaaagagtgcttcgacaaactagaagtggacccagctcggctcagtccggctccgcttcccctgaagagcttcgcccaggaggacacccgccctgaaggtattatcagccttccgatcacggtggggaaagcgcctactagctccagtacgatgattgagtttttcgtggtgaaagctcggtccccgtacaacgtcatcctgggaagagactggctcaacacagttcgggccatttgctccacttatcacctcaccatcaagatccctactaaaggagggatagcggtcatccgaggtgaccaaaagagagcaaaggaatgtctgcaaattgcgcttagaagtgccgagcagtcagatcggcaccaccaagcatagcaatcacagcagccggagtcagaggcaatgaccgaagtcataccggagccgaattcgatgacagttcagctgtacgaagacgatccatccagaacggttaagatcggcttcgcgggaacgcctctacttcgggaaaaaaccatccagctcctcaaggagtataaagacgtctttgcatggtctccgttggacatgaccggagtgccccccgaggtaatcactcatcggttaaatattgatccttcggtccggccgataaaacagaagcaaagactctttgcggcagaacgaagtcaagtcatccatgacgaagtccgtcaattattgaaggcggatgtgttattcgaagtgaagtatccttcgtgggtggccaatcctgtcatgatcaagaaaaaggaaggaggatggcggatgtgcatagatttcaccgatctaaataagcactgtcccaaagattgctatccccttccgaacatagataaaaaagtagaagctttgataggctttgaaattttttgttttcttgatctatacaaaggataccatcaagttttaatggatgagattgacgcttcaaaaacggccttcattactgatttcggcattttcgcttataaaaagatgccattcggtttaaagaatgccggagccacttatcaaaggatggtagacaagctttttcggcacctgattggaaaggaggtcgaagtgtatgttgacgatatagtcgtcaaaagcaaaagcacttcggagtacgagcacaacctcaagtccactctcaacgtgctcaagaaagccaacctcaaacttaatccccaaaagtgtacctttttggtagattcgggaaagtttctgggttgttgggtttcaaaggacggactcaaggcaaacccctcaaaagttcaagtcgttcagaacatggcaatgccgaagtccatacatgacgtgcaaaggctaaccggatgtctagccgcactgaatcgattcctttcccaagcagccgaaaagcaactgccgttcttcaaggtgttgaaaaaggcaccaaagttcgagtggggagccgagcagaaaaaagcctttgacgagctcaaaagttatctagccgagcttcctattctctctgctccaaccgaagccgaagtaatattcttatacttagcggcatcggatcaaaccatcagcgcggtgcttgtacgagaagaaggcctaaagcagcttcccatctattttacaagccgagcattaagaggtccagaaaccaggtatcaacctctggaaaagattgctctagcattagtaaatgcagcaaggagactgcggccatacttctatgctcacaaggtatgcgtcttaactgatctgccacttcggcaagtgttgaccaaaccagaagcatcaggcagaatcgccaagtgggctatagagttgggagagcacacaattgaatatctacctcggaaagccatcaagggacaagccttggcagattttcttgcagaagcaaagttcgatcaagcaattcctgttattgccgaacagaagaattctgccaatgccgaactagcacagcccttggaatccgaagtagagccgccggactgctggagcggattcgtagatggagcttcaaacaagatgggaagtggagctggtattctacttgtcgctcccgacggacacgaggtaacctactcacttcggttcctattccccactactaataatgaagccgagtacgaagccctcctggccggactccagttagcgcaaagtctgctcgtcaaatctctcaaagtccattgtgattcacaagtcatagtaaatcacatgttgggtacaagtgaagctcgtgacgagagaatgaagaagtatttggacaaagcgcaaagcatcagccgaagtttctcctattttcggataatccgcattcccagagcggaaaatagccgagcagataccttaagtaagttggcctcagatccgagctcaaaggcggaagaattaatgcatcgaagcattgatgaagccgaggtacattcagtatccagctcgccgaactggatgacgccgatcttgcagtatctggatcaaggacaattgcccgaggataagagagaagctcggaagatcacgtgccgagcacttcggtacgaacttcatgaaggagtcctctttagaaagtcttacctccagccgttattgcggtgcgtaggaccagaagagacggactacatcctcagagaagttcatgaaggatcgtgcggtagccacatcggagccagagctttagctaaaaaagttctgagatggggatattattggccaaccatggtacaagaggcagtgcagctcgtcaagaagtgtacgaagtgccaaattcatgcaaatgtcccaaggatgccgcagaccgatctatacactatgcaaagcccttggcctttcatgcaatggggcatagacatagtgggaccacttcctcaagctcctcggtaaatgaaattccttatcgttgccgtggactacttcacgaagtgggtggaggctgaaccattagctacgataacgagctcaaaggcattggacttcgtctggaagaacatagtgtgccgatttggcataccccacatcctcatctcggataatgggactcagttcaccgacaagacgttcaagaattggtgccaagagctgaacattcaacagcggttcacttcggtctcccatccccaagcaaacggacaaacggaagtaacgaaccggattctggtgaaagggttaaaagctcggttagaacaagccaaaggacaatgggtagaaaatctccctcaagtcctatggtcctaccgaactacacccaaaacctccaatggtgaaactccgtatagtctggtgtacggcactgaagccgtaattccggtggagatcggcgtacccagtccccgaactctaaatttctcctcagaaatgaatgacgacggactgagagcagaactagatctcgccgaagaaagaagagaattggcgtgcataaaagcagccaagtataaggagcaagtagcccggtattataaccaaagggtgaaaaagcttcaatttcaagtgggagatctcgtcttgagaaacaacgaagtaagccgagcagaaaagctgggcaaactcgaacccacatgggagggtccatatcgggtgtcagaagtcctcggcaaagggtcttataaattgactcacatgtcaggagaacaagtaccccgaacatggcacgtctccaacctcaagaagttccacttgtaagagacaaaagtccggtcagtccgtctcgtgtctagttcggtcataggggtatatgtttttatttgtttgtttcttacttgtaccttttacttgtcttttttttaaaaaaaaaaaaaaaaaaaaaagtttaaagttttttttctttcatctttttcattttttctctatgtgttttgtctctatgtgcttgtcgtctcttacaaatggtaccaaggtatatcgttcttcaaagactgatcccctttttagatcgattattaaagactattgtgagtccaagcttctaaggaggatataagaccacaattcagcttaacaagcagtccgtctgaaacgaactgcaataagccaacgattgtgagtccaagcttccaaggaggatacaagaccacaattcagcttaacaagcacttcgtctgaaacgaactgcattaagccaacgattgtgagtccaagcttctcaggaagatacaagaccacaattcggcttaagaaataagcacttcgtctgaaacgaactgcaataagggaaagtccgatccacgcgataaacctcgccgaattaggacgaccaagttcggtcaaagaagtttacctcataagaccgaggacgaccatgtctagtcaaagaggtttactgcataagaccacttcggttaactgggaaagtccgatccacgcgataaaactcgccgaattaggacaagggaaagttcgatcccggcgacaaaaatcgccaaattagaacacaaaccaagtccggtcaaagaagtttccttcataagatcaaagacgagtccggtcaaagaagcttacttcaaagtccaaatacgagtccgatcaaagaagctcacttcataagaccgatgacgagcacgatgaaattgtttcgcagaactgtaagtaagcagtgataaaagcgaaaggaaaaaatttcatttattaaatctcgttcggcacacaattcagctcccctacgagaaggcattacgccattacaaaggactattctactgtcctcggttgctaaagttaagccacctatctgcaaaatcctctggaagccgagttcggttgttccgagcagatgaagaataagcagggcgacgagatgctatcctcgacccaacacctcttccgcgagccccagaagctctaacccctcggcgatgaagagtctctgcaataagcatccgctgatcttgctcgctcatagtcacaactcctcggcgaatttcagtccgtccctgtcttgacgattccggttgctcctgagcccgttctcgtcttgacgtttccggctgttccggagttcgttgttgacttggagtaggattttgaacaagggaaccagaggcttgatctggagtgcgagcatctgttggcgggaaatgcctaaggaatctctcgattgagggacgccgggaaagaatgatgtcgtaccgagaagcccagcgccgtaatgatttcacaacttgttggcaagccgagctctccagcgcattgttcctccggagtacatgatattcctcccacagttcgtcaactcgactctgaacatctgatatggtcactcccccgcgcacacggatgtaatcctcgtacgcagtcctctcagcaatggtcgtattcagctcggcctccagatccttcttatcggactctaagtccttattatcggcctccagcttcactaaacgagccagaagctcgtcattcttcgtctgatcggctatagctcttttctcagcttcgtctaaagccgaagagtacagccgtttccagtgaagtatctccatctccttgagtacaaagcagctatattagttcggcagctgtaccgagcagatagtaaaatacaacaggaataaaggcgagtacgaaaaactatacgaagacaagtgtagagaatttttcattcacaaggaaaattttttacactaggagggcttcaaagccattttacaaggaagaaactagactaagagaagggagacgaaatcatactccgccagcttcgtctccggctcctcggcctggttcagcttctttctcctgaactacctcagcctcggcctcgcatcctgccggcctcgcctccgcctcctgatcg from Salvia splendens isolate huo1 chromosome 9, SspV2, whole genome shotgun sequence includes:
- the LOC121747225 gene encoding proline-rich receptor-like protein kinase PERK7, whose amino-acid sequence is MSSDSTTSPSPPPDSTPAADKQSPPPPPTDSSPPPPTPPPPSPTKTPPPPPPSGSGGDKSSNSPPPPSGNDKSKSPPPPRKSGESHPPPPRSKNDRQKSDPQLKASSGKSYDTNETVIIAAAAAGAALLLFVFVALMICCLRKKKKTRPDQEIRYYRDNNNPPQNMNNYYNNPSSECMVKIQAPPPPGSANVSSEYGWRPVPPPPPPALTSQDMSSAGFSGPYQGGMGTPSPAPPLGFGQSSFTYEDLAAATRGFAQEYLLGQGGFGYVHKGVLPNGKEIAVKSLKSNSGQGDREFHAEVDIISRVHHRHLVSLVGYCTTGAQRLLVYEFVSNGTLEYHLHGAGRPVMDWPTRHRIGLGSAKGFAYLHEDCHPRIIHRDIKAANILIDSNFEAKVADFGLAKLSNDNYTHVSTRIMGTFGYLAPEYASSGKLTEKSDVYSFGIMLLELITGRRPVDIHSDDDSLVDWARPILAQVQEGGSFEELVDPRLGDNYDRTEMLHMVSCAGACIRHSARGRPKMSQIVRALEGDVSLEVLNAGAKVTSTLSTSSSDYDLRKFDSGESVRPRS